In the genome of Enterococcus hirae ATCC 9790, one region contains:
- a CDS encoding rhodanese-like domain-containing protein has translation MSLFQTVKSISTAELKEKLNGSIQLLDVRTPAEYRGGHIRQAKNIPLQRILSFKGKQEAPVYVICQSGMRSKQATKELKKMGYDVINVRGGMNQWFEPTVGGK, from the coding sequence ATGTCACTATTTCAAACAGTCAAATCAATCTCAACAGCGGAATTAAAAGAAAAATTGAATGGTTCTATTCAGTTGCTCGATGTAAGAACACCAGCAGAATACCGAGGGGGGCATATCAGACAAGCGAAAAATATTCCACTTCAACGTATTCTAAGTTTTAAAGGAAAACAAGAAGCGCCTGTCTATGTCATCTGTCAATCGGGAATGCGGAGCAAACAAGCTACGAAAGAGTTGAAGAAAATGGGGTATGATGTTATCAATGTACGTGGTGGGATGAATCAATGGTTTGAACCAACAGTAGGAGGGAAATAA
- a CDS encoding FAD-dependent oxidoreductase, translated as MKIVIVGGVAGGMSAATRLRRLKEDAEIVVFEKGPYVSFANCGLPYYLSGEISERENLLVQTPESLAARFQLDVRPNHEVTAVYPDEKKVEVLSDGKKWQESYDVLLLSPGAKPVRPAISGLAEAKNVYTVRNVPDIDMVMNALEEQPKKAVVVGAGFIGLEMAENLKKRGLAVSIVELAPHVLPSLDEEMAVHIQNELIKQGVHVQTKRSVTAFEHGGKQLRLDDGTTIDSDLTILSVGVQPDSTLAKMAGLETGLRGGIVVNEHYQTSDPSIYAVGDAIVVKQQITGADALISLASPANRQGRQAADNIAGIVRNNRGSLGTSIVRVFDLAAASTGLTERMAQQANLPFSVVHVSGKDHASYYPEATDILLKLIFHPKTGEIYGAQGVGAKGVDKRIDSLATAIKGQLTIFDLPELEFTYAPPFGSAKDPVNMLGYVAMNVAEGLSETIQWHELPEALAQGKILLDVRNEGELQNGAFKDALNIPLNDLRCRLAELDREKEYIVSCHSGLRSYLAERILKQAGFHVQNLDGAFALYHAVRPEDLIYPEK; from the coding sequence ATGAAAATTGTTATTGTCGGCGGGGTAGCAGGGGGGATGTCTGCTGCCACTAGATTACGTCGTTTAAAAGAAGATGCTGAAATTGTCGTGTTTGAAAAAGGACCGTATGTCTCATTTGCCAATTGCGGGTTACCTTATTATCTCTCTGGTGAGATCAGTGAGAGAGAGAATCTTTTGGTACAAACACCAGAATCATTGGCTGCTCGTTTTCAATTAGATGTGCGTCCCAATCATGAAGTCACAGCCGTTTATCCAGATGAAAAGAAAGTTGAAGTTTTATCTGACGGGAAAAAATGGCAGGAGAGTTATGATGTATTGCTTCTTTCCCCAGGGGCAAAACCAGTCAGACCAGCTATTTCAGGATTAGCAGAAGCCAAAAATGTTTATACTGTTAGAAATGTACCGGATATTGATATGGTAATGAATGCTCTTGAAGAACAACCCAAAAAAGCTGTCGTAGTAGGGGCAGGATTTATCGGATTGGAAATGGCAGAGAATTTAAAAAAACGTGGACTGGCAGTTTCAATTGTAGAACTGGCACCACATGTCCTGCCTTCTTTAGATGAAGAAATGGCGGTGCATATCCAAAATGAACTCATTAAACAAGGCGTCCATGTCCAAACAAAACGTTCTGTCACTGCTTTTGAACATGGTGGCAAGCAGTTACGATTAGATGATGGCACAACGATCGATTCTGATTTAACGATCCTCTCAGTAGGCGTTCAGCCAGACAGTACATTGGCAAAAATGGCTGGACTTGAAACAGGGCTGCGTGGTGGGATCGTAGTCAATGAACACTACCAAACAAGTGATCCTTCCATCTATGCGGTGGGAGATGCCATCGTTGTCAAACAACAAATTACAGGTGCCGATGCGTTGATTTCTCTTGCTTCTCCTGCTAACCGTCAAGGGCGACAAGCAGCAGATAATATAGCGGGAATCGTTCGTAACAATCGAGGAAGTCTTGGTACGTCAATTGTGCGGGTCTTTGACCTTGCTGCCGCTTCTACTGGATTAACAGAAAGAATGGCCCAACAAGCCAACTTACCTTTCTCAGTAGTCCATGTTTCTGGGAAAGACCATGCTAGTTACTATCCTGAAGCTACAGATATTTTGTTAAAACTGATCTTTCATCCTAAGACAGGTGAAATCTATGGTGCACAAGGAGTCGGTGCCAAAGGTGTTGATAAACGAATCGATAGTTTAGCCACAGCCATCAAAGGACAACTAACGATTTTTGATTTACCGGAATTAGAATTTACCTATGCGCCACCTTTTGGTTCTGCGAAAGATCCAGTGAACATGTTGGGATATGTGGCCATGAATGTCGCAGAAGGGCTAAGCGAGACGATCCAATGGCATGAATTGCCAGAAGCACTTGCACAAGGAAAAATCTTACTCGATGTTCGTAATGAAGGCGAGTTGCAAAACGGTGCTTTTAAAGATGCGCTGAATATTCCTTTAAATGATTTACGCTGTCGATTGGCGGAATTAGACCGTGAGAAAGAATACATTGTCAGCTGTCATAGTGGACTTCGTAGTTACTTAGCAGAACGTATCTTGAAACAAGCAGGCTTTCATGTCCAAAATCTCGATGGCGCCTTTGCTTTGTATCACGCTGTTCGTCCAGAAGACTTGATTTATCCAGAAAAATAG
- a CDS encoding CDP-alcohol phosphatidyltransferase family protein, producing MKLTSNWRKEIGTIPNLLSIFRVVLLPFYFYFVLEQSFMLAGILIALSGITDFLDGFIARKFNQITELGKLLDPVADKLTQLVLILSMDWYRPMIWWIFGLFLIKEGFMFFAGIIGLRKNVKLDGAKWYGKLATAVIYAGMVLLLLFPELPAIWVNWIFGLITYSLLQSFVLYIREYHKLLN from the coding sequence ATGAAACTGACTTCGAATTGGCGAAAAGAAATAGGAACGATCCCTAATCTCTTATCAATTTTTCGTGTGGTTCTTTTGCCGTTTTATTTTTACTTTGTTTTAGAGCAATCGTTTATGCTTGCCGGTATCTTGATTGCTCTATCAGGAATCACTGACTTTTTAGATGGATTTATTGCTCGTAAGTTCAACCAAATCACGGAATTGGGGAAATTATTAGATCCAGTGGCAGACAAGTTGACGCAACTGGTCTTGATCCTTTCCATGGATTGGTATCGACCGATGATTTGGTGGATATTCGGTTTATTTCTGATCAAAGAAGGGTTCATGTTTTTTGCTGGTATCATTGGATTGAGAAAAAATGTGAAATTAGATGGGGCAAAATGGTATGGGAAATTAGCAACTGCGGTCATTTACGCAGGCATGGTGCTTTTACTGTTGTTTCCCGAACTTCCTGCGATCTGGGTCAATTGGATCTTTGGATTGATCACTTATAGCTTGCTTCAATCCTTCGTTTTGTATATCCGTGAATATCATAAACTATTGAATTAA
- the glpK gene encoding glycerol kinase GlpK — protein MTESTYIMAIDQGTTSSRAIIYDKKGRHIGSSQKEFTQYFPKESWVEHDANEIWNSVQSVIAGAFIESGIKLNQIAGIGITNQRETTVIWEKDTGRPIYHAVVWQSRQSASIADNLKKEGYQDFFHKKTGLVIDAYFSATKIRWILDHVEGAQERAEKGELLFGTIDSWLVWKLTDGQAHVTDYSNASRTMLFNIHDLDWDQEILDLLNIPRAMLPKPTSNSEIYGYTQGYHFYGSEVPISGMAGDQQAALFGQMAFEPGMVKNTYGTGSFIVMNTGEEPQLSKNNLLTTIGYGINGKVYYALEGSIFVAGSSIQWLRDGLQMLQKASDSEEAAKRSTSEDEVYVVPAFVGLGAPYWDQAARGSMFGLTRGTTKEDIIKATLQSIAYQVRDIIDTMQEDTGIKIPVLKVDGGAANNEYLMQFQTDILNIPIQRAENLETTALGAAFLAGLAVGFWKDTDEIREFYEAGKMFEVEMPEERREKLYGGWKKAVVATQAFE, from the coding sequence ATGACAGAATCAACATACATCATGGCGATTGACCAAGGAACGACAAGTTCACGAGCAATTATTTATGACAAAAAAGGTAGACATATCGGTAGTTCGCAAAAAGAATTCACGCAATATTTTCCTAAAGAGAGCTGGGTGGAACATGATGCGAATGAAATCTGGAACTCCGTACAGTCGGTCATTGCAGGAGCATTTATTGAATCTGGGATCAAACTGAATCAAATCGCAGGCATCGGGATCACTAACCAACGTGAAACGACGGTGATCTGGGAAAAAGATACTGGACGTCCGATTTATCATGCTGTGGTCTGGCAATCTCGTCAATCCGCATCAATTGCTGATAATTTAAAAAAGGAAGGCTACCAAGACTTTTTCCATAAAAAAACAGGTTTAGTGATTGATGCCTATTTTTCTGCTACAAAAATACGTTGGATTCTTGACCATGTAGAGGGAGCGCAAGAACGTGCTGAAAAAGGCGAATTGCTTTTTGGTACGATCGATTCATGGCTGGTATGGAAATTAACAGACGGTCAAGCACATGTGACGGATTATTCCAATGCAAGTCGGACGATGTTGTTTAATATTCACGATCTTGATTGGGATCAGGAAATCCTTGATCTCTTGAACATTCCTCGAGCAATGCTGCCAAAACCGACTTCTAATTCAGAAATTTATGGTTATACACAAGGGTATCATTTCTATGGAAGTGAAGTGCCGATTTCTGGGATGGCTGGTGACCAGCAAGCTGCTTTGTTTGGACAAATGGCTTTTGAACCTGGAATGGTCAAAAATACGTATGGTACAGGATCATTTATCGTCATGAATACTGGGGAAGAACCACAACTATCCAAGAACAATCTATTAACGACGATTGGTTATGGAATCAATGGCAAGGTTTACTATGCACTGGAAGGGAGCATTTTCGTAGCAGGTTCTTCCATCCAATGGTTGCGAGATGGGTTGCAAATGTTACAAAAAGCAAGTGATTCCGAAGAGGCAGCAAAACGTTCCACAAGTGAGGATGAAGTCTATGTCGTGCCAGCATTTGTTGGGTTAGGGGCACCTTATTGGGATCAAGCTGCGAGAGGTTCGATGTTTGGGTTGACACGTGGGACGACCAAAGAAGACATTATCAAAGCAACCTTACAATCGATTGCATACCAAGTAAGAGATATCATTGATACGATGCAAGAAGACACAGGGATCAAAATACCAGTCTTGAAGGTCGATGGTGGAGCAGCGAATAATGAATATTTGATGCAATTTCAGACAGATATTTTAAATATTCCGATCCAACGAGCAGAAAATCTGGAAACTACGGCATTAGGTGCGGCATTTCTAGCTGGTTTAGCGGTTGGTTTTTGGAAAGATACAGATGAAATCAGAGAATTTTATGAAGCGGGCAAGATGTTTGAAGTAGAGATGCCTGAAGAGCGTAGAGAAAAATTATATGGCGGTTGGAAAAAAGCGGTAGTAGCAACACAAGCATTTGAGTAA
- a CDS encoding metal-sensitive transcriptional regulator yields the protein MEINDKNIINRLKRTEGQIRGIQKMIEEEKDCMAIITQLSAVRSSIDRVMGMIVAENLKDCLEHPENSAEEQAKKMEQAINLIIKK from the coding sequence ATGGAAATCAATGACAAGAACATCATCAATCGACTAAAACGAACAGAAGGACAAATTCGCGGCATCCAAAAGATGATTGAAGAAGAGAAAGACTGTATGGCAATTATCACACAATTAAGTGCCGTTCGTTCTAGCATTGATCGTGTCATGGGAATGATCGTGGCAGAAAACTTAAAAGACTGTTTGGAGCATCCAGAAAACAGCGCAGAAGAGCAAGCCAAAAAAATGGAACAAGCAATCAACTTGATCATCAAAAAATAA
- a CDS encoding endonuclease MutS2: MKQTIDKLQFNQIKEEVKKRAIGQYSKKRIEEMTPQTNLQTVKNRQEETKEARQILESQQHVPFMGLTRIDALTSQVKKGFLLTPTELIEYADFLRSSRMIRRFFEKNQYQTPLLHVYSKNMPDLSMVEELIYQQIKNQKVSDEASRNLRKVRKQLQLTEKEIQDRLLKFLRHPHNKEMIQEAMIVQKGDHYTIPIKASYKNKVPGTIIEQSNKGTTVFIEPTAVEKASMNYQLLKAEEIAEEYQVLAYLTGALAEQEQAIDLIIETITRLDIIFARGKYSREIHGVTPRINQSEYIKIKQGRHPLIQGKAVPLDFELGKDYRGLVITGANAGGKTVVLKTVGLLTLMAMFGLQVPAAEGTELAVFDEIFVDIGDQQTIENALSTFSGHMQNIAEMLRKVSRNTLVLLDEIGSGTEPNEGAALAVAIMEAMYEQGALIVATTHYGEIKKFANDHEDFIPAAMAFDKEALKPKYLLQVGETGESQALWIAQKMNMSQTLIEQAQYYIQHKAYRTTKKVFQTTKVNVPRTKTQVQQFSKGDRVYSAVHQQEALVYEDTAEETVTIFLDKELINVPRKRLTLKMSAEKLYPVGYELDHLFTDFQTRKWQRDLARGSKKAHKKLAKEAKERREKRD, from the coding sequence ATGAAACAAACAATCGATAAATTACAATTTAATCAAATCAAAGAAGAAGTGAAAAAACGAGCTATTGGACAATATAGCAAAAAGCGTATCGAAGAAATGACCCCGCAAACTAATCTACAGACAGTCAAAAATCGCCAAGAAGAAACAAAAGAAGCGCGACAAATCTTAGAAAGTCAGCAACACGTTCCCTTTATGGGATTGACACGGATTGATGCGTTGACTTCCCAAGTGAAAAAAGGCTTTTTACTGACACCAACTGAATTGATCGAGTATGCAGACTTTTTAAGAAGTAGTCGAATGATCCGTCGTTTTTTTGAAAAAAATCAATATCAAACACCCTTGTTGCATGTGTATAGTAAGAATATGCCTGATTTGTCGATGGTCGAAGAGTTGATCTATCAACAAATCAAGAACCAAAAAGTGAGTGATGAAGCCTCACGAAATTTACGGAAAGTACGAAAACAATTACAATTAACAGAAAAAGAAATCCAGGATCGTCTTTTAAAGTTTCTAAGACATCCGCATAACAAAGAAATGATCCAAGAAGCAATGATTGTTCAAAAAGGCGATCACTATACGATCCCAATCAAAGCTAGTTATAAAAATAAAGTGCCAGGCACGATTATTGAACAGTCAAATAAAGGGACGACCGTCTTTATTGAACCAACGGCTGTGGAAAAAGCGAGTATGAATTATCAATTGTTAAAAGCAGAAGAAATAGCAGAAGAATATCAAGTTTTAGCTTATTTGACTGGTGCTTTAGCAGAACAAGAACAAGCAATCGATTTGATTATCGAAACGATTACTAGATTAGATATCATTTTCGCCAGAGGGAAGTATAGTCGAGAAATACATGGTGTGACACCACGGATCAATCAATCAGAATACATCAAGATCAAACAAGGAAGGCATCCACTGATCCAAGGGAAGGCTGTTCCGTTAGACTTTGAACTTGGTAAAGACTATCGAGGATTAGTGATCACTGGAGCGAATGCAGGTGGTAAGACTGTCGTATTAAAGACAGTGGGGTTATTGACGTTGATGGCGATGTTTGGTTTACAGGTTCCGGCAGCCGAAGGAACAGAGCTAGCTGTTTTCGATGAGATTTTTGTGGATATTGGCGATCAGCAAACGATCGAGAATGCGTTAAGTACGTTTTCTGGTCATATGCAAAATATTGCTGAGATGTTACGCAAGGTGAGTAGAAATACCCTTGTATTACTTGATGAGATCGGCAGTGGCACAGAACCTAATGAAGGAGCGGCGCTAGCAGTTGCTATCATGGAAGCCATGTATGAACAAGGGGCATTGATCGTTGCAACTACTCATTATGGCGAAATCAAAAAATTTGCGAATGATCATGAAGATTTTATTCCAGCCGCAATGGCATTTGATAAAGAAGCATTGAAACCTAAATACCTTCTTCAAGTGGGGGAAACAGGAGAAAGCCAAGCGCTATGGATCGCTCAAAAAATGAACATGTCGCAAACCTTGATCGAACAAGCCCAATATTATATCCAGCATAAAGCTTATCGGACAACCAAAAAAGTGTTTCAGACAACGAAAGTAAACGTGCCTAGGACGAAGACACAAGTGCAGCAATTTTCGAAAGGGGATCGGGTATATTCTGCGGTCCACCAACAAGAAGCCTTAGTTTATGAAGATACAGCAGAAGAAACGGTTACGATTTTCTTGGATAAAGAGTTAATCAATGTCCCACGAAAACGTCTCACGTTAAAGATGTCAGCAGAAAAGTTATATCCAGTCGGTTATGAATTAGACCATTTGTTTACAGACTTTCAAACTAGAAAATGGCAAAGAGATCTAGCGCGAGGATCGAAAAAAGCGCATAAAAAATTAGCCAAAGAAGCTAAAGAACGACGAGAAAAAAGAGACTAG
- the glpO gene encoding type 1 glycerol-3-phosphate oxidase, protein MFSRGTRQESIEKMQHEKLDLLIIGGGITGAGVALQAAASGIKTGLIEMQDFAEGTSSRSTKLVHGGIRYLKTFDVEVVADTVGERAVVQGIAPHIPKPDPMLLPIYEDEGATTFNMFSVKVAMDLYDKLANVTGTKYENYTLTPEEVLEREPFLKKEGLKGAGVYLDFRNNDSRLVIDNIKKAAEDGAYLVSKMKAIGFLYEGDQIVGVKARDLLTDQVVEIHAKIVINTSGPWVDKIRNLNFKRAVSPKMRPTKGVHLVVDAKKLPVPQPTYFDTGKQDGRMVFAIPRENKTYFGTTDTDYQGDYTDPKVTQEDVDYLLDVINHRYPDANITLADIESSWAGLRPLLIGNSGSDYNGGDNGSISDKSFSKVVDTVTEYKENKASRLEVEDVLNHLENSRDEKAPSSISRGSSLERESDGLVTLSGGKITDYRKMAEGALKLIRQLLKDDYRMSVKEIDSKHYPVSGGDFDPTKLEETVEELTKIGVESGLAEADAKYIADFYGTNAKKIFALAKEMTPYEGLSLAESARLRYGLEEEMVLAPGDYLIRRTNHLLFERDQLDAIKQPIIDAIASYFAWSAEEKKRQEAHLEELIAESDLRELKGEK, encoded by the coding sequence ATGTTTTCAAGAGGAACAAGACAAGAAAGTATTGAAAAAATGCAACACGAAAAGTTGGATCTGCTGATTATTGGTGGCGGTATCACAGGGGCTGGTGTGGCGCTTCAAGCCGCTGCATCAGGAATTAAAACGGGGCTAATCGAGATGCAAGACTTTGCAGAAGGTACTTCTTCACGCTCCACAAAATTAGTACACGGAGGGATTCGTTATCTTAAAACTTTTGACGTCGAAGTTGTAGCAGATACTGTAGGCGAACGAGCGGTGGTCCAAGGTATTGCGCCACACATTCCAAAACCTGATCCAATGTTACTACCGATCTATGAAGATGAGGGGGCAACGACGTTTAATATGTTTTCAGTCAAAGTGGCAATGGATCTCTACGATAAATTGGCAAATGTGACTGGAACAAAATATGAAAACTATACGCTGACACCAGAAGAAGTGTTAGAACGAGAACCATTTTTGAAAAAAGAAGGGTTAAAGGGCGCTGGTGTTTATCTAGATTTTCGGAACAATGATTCACGTTTAGTGATCGATAACATCAAAAAAGCAGCAGAAGATGGCGCTTACCTAGTAAGTAAAATGAAAGCGATTGGCTTTTTATATGAAGGAGATCAAATCGTGGGTGTCAAAGCACGTGATCTGCTAACGGATCAAGTCGTGGAAATCCACGCAAAAATAGTGATCAACACAAGTGGTCCATGGGTCGATAAAATCCGTAACTTGAATTTCAAACGTGCGGTATCACCTAAGATGCGACCAACCAAAGGTGTTCATCTAGTCGTAGATGCTAAAAAACTGCCTGTTCCACAACCAACATATTTTGACACGGGCAAACAAGATGGCCGAATGGTTTTTGCCATTCCACGAGAAAATAAAACGTATTTTGGAACGACAGATACGGACTATCAAGGGGACTATACGGATCCAAAAGTAACGCAAGAAGATGTGGACTATTTATTAGATGTCATCAATCATCGTTACCCAGATGCAAACATCACCCTCGCAGACATCGAATCAAGTTGGGCAGGGTTACGCCCATTATTGATCGGTAATTCTGGTTCTGACTATAACGGTGGTGACAACGGCTCTATTTCAGATAAAAGCTTTAGCAAAGTCGTTGATACGGTTACTGAATATAAAGAAAACAAGGCTTCTCGGTTAGAAGTAGAGGATGTATTGAATCATTTAGAAAACAGCCGTGATGAAAAAGCCCCTTCTTCGATTTCTCGAGGTAGCTCATTAGAACGTGAATCGGATGGTTTGGTGACACTATCAGGTGGGAAGATCACAGACTACCGTAAGATGGCGGAGGGAGCACTAAAATTAATCCGCCAGTTGTTGAAAGATGACTACCGGATGTCAGTAAAAGAAATCGATTCGAAACATTATCCCGTTTCTGGAGGAGATTTTGATCCAACAAAACTGGAAGAAACTGTGGAAGAATTGACAAAAATCGGAGTTGAATCTGGTTTAGCAGAAGCTGATGCAAAATACATTGCAGATTTTTATGGAACCAATGCGAAAAAGATTTTTGCTTTGGCAAAAGAAATGACACCGTATGAAGGACTAAGTTTAGCTGAATCTGCTCGTTTACGTTATGGGTTAGAAGAAGAAATGGTATTAGCACCAGGCGACTACTTGATTCGCCGCACGAATCACTTGTTGTTTGAACGTGATCAACTTGATGCAATCAAACAACCGATCATTGATGCCATTGCGTCTTACTTCGCTTGGTCAGCAGAAGAGAAGAAGCGTCAAGAAGCTCATTTAGAAGAATTGATCGCAGAGTCGGATCTACGTGAATTGAAGGGGGAAAAATAG
- a CDS encoding DsrE family protein, with amino-acid sequence MRVVFHIDETRKWHETMNNVKNLLKIAPETTIVVSVNGEGITGYLDPANEEFLALGVTFHACANALRGNHISTESLPEKVIVVPAGILDLIELQEKGYAYIKP; translated from the coding sequence ATGAGAGTTGTTTTTCATATCGATGAAACGAGAAAGTGGCATGAAACGATGAATAACGTCAAGAACCTATTGAAAATCGCTCCTGAAACGACGATTGTGGTTAGTGTCAACGGTGAAGGCATCACCGGCTACCTTGATCCAGCAAATGAAGAATTTCTTGCTTTAGGGGTTACCTTCCACGCTTGTGCTAATGCGCTACGTGGCAATCACATCAGTACAGAATCCTTGCCTGAAAAGGTCATCGTGGTACCAGCTGGTATTTTAGACCTCATTGAATTACAAGAAAAAGGCTATGCTTATATCAAACCTTAA
- a CDS encoding MIP/aquaporin family protein, with amino-acid sequence MSAEMTQIMGEFIGTMILVLLGDGVCAAVNLNKSKAQASGWIVIAFGWGLAVTMAVYISGFMGPAHLNPAVSLAMAMTGAIGWNLVIPFIIAQMLGAIVGAVLVWLTYLPHWSVTKDQGAILGTFATGPAIRNYPANFITELIGTFVLVLGLLAFGQNSFADGTNVFAVGGLILAIGLSLGGPTGYAINPARDLGPRLTHAILPIANKGNSDWGYSWIPVVAPMVGAVVAVGMYMLMV; translated from the coding sequence ATGAGTGCAGAAATGACGCAGATCATGGGAGAATTTATTGGTACGATGATTTTAGTTTTACTTGGTGATGGGGTATGTGCTGCGGTTAACTTGAACAAGAGTAAAGCCCAAGCTTCTGGTTGGATCGTGATTGCTTTCGGTTGGGGACTAGCCGTTACAATGGCTGTCTATATTTCCGGATTTATGGGACCTGCTCATTTGAATCCAGCCGTATCTTTAGCGATGGCGATGACCGGTGCAATTGGCTGGAACCTAGTGATTCCGTTTATTATTGCGCAAATGTTAGGTGCGATCGTCGGTGCTGTTTTAGTTTGGTTGACGTATTTACCACATTGGAGTGTGACAAAAGACCAAGGCGCAATTTTAGGTACATTTGCGACAGGTCCTGCCATTCGAAATTATCCAGCGAACTTTATCACCGAGTTGATCGGTACTTTCGTTTTAGTACTAGGACTATTAGCGTTTGGACAAAACTCATTTGCCGATGGTACGAATGTCTTTGCTGTCGGAGGTTTGATCTTAGCAATCGGTCTTTCCCTAGGAGGACCAACTGGCTATGCGATCAACCCAGCTCGTGACCTAGGTCCACGTCTGACCCATGCGATTCTACCAATTGCAAACAAAGGAAACTCAGACTGGGGCTATTCATGGATACCAGTAGTAGCGCCAATGGTCGGAGCTGTCGTGGCTGTGGGCATGTATATGTTGATGGTATAA